The following coding sequences are from one Mytilus trossulus isolate FHL-02 unplaced genomic scaffold, PNRI_Mtr1.1.1.hap1 h1tg000261l__unscaffolded, whole genome shotgun sequence window:
- the LOC134701707 gene encoding uncharacterized protein LOC134701707 — MATSGDVKETELFTCAICLEQLKSPRSLPCLHTFCFQCISEYIQSSERRAGHKIANYTCPVCRSIVTPPNVDLDTTRWIESLPHNCTISSLMETTKEPNKQECHICKRKQKHSTSTKWCRDCGEAYCDECSESHNFIKPLMGHVLINIEHIQSKECGIDLGKFSDACPVHSSKVVEAYCFDHQKLCCVLCVTLQHRKCEDVQSIEDITSKTGENDTFEANLTKIQAATEQLLQEQNKEKVVVNKSLSSIENDVIDLVNIAKNKLDSLLVVFLKELKMIEENTESKLNSKLDLVEKLLNRINDFVRTTTFIRSYGSKTQLFIHIQNSKQDFNSEIEKAIMLLWQTTGLEASFLIENTLQNVMEMKSLGEVHVTEKCSKSDIKYEGLVSDYFRVPTSKMFDSVHLKRKKTVTLYGHVLTGGMCISDQTMVLCSHTLHKIIVVEISTGNIIAECVFSKNPKRLTYDTKNKTFYISFYGGFFYNVSFDQSFGKQTNIKKQSPYNGGVCIHDNHLYMVVGCEIMKMKLNQGGLLTTAFSASTDCTELNGLAIDFKSERLIHTTKDSHIVCSSLDGKKCFDYKDDQMKNVTSVTVNSRGLIFAGDETGIVHMLSDDGKHRKTLLDKCEKINRLCDIWLDKSEKTLFICGKDYVELYDISF, encoded by the coding sequence ATGGCGACATCAGGTGATGTGAAGGAAACAGAATTATTTACATGTGCTATCTGTTTAGAACAACTTAAGTCACCTAGAAGTCTACCATGCTTACACACTTTCTGTTTTCAATGTATCAGTGAGTACATTCAGTCATCTGAACGCCGTGCCGGACATAAAATCGCAAATTATACGTGTCCTGTTTGTAGATCAATTGTCACGCCCCCTAATGTAGATTTAGATACAACACGGTGGATTGAATCTCTGCCACATAATTGTACCATCTCATCGCTAATGGAAACTACGAAAGAACCAAACAAGCAAGAGTGCCACATTTGTAAACGCAAACAAAAACATAGTACTTCGACTAAATGGTGTCGTGACTGTGGTGAAGCCTATTGTGACGAGTGTTCTGAAtctcataattttattaaaccaTTGATGGGTCACGTATTGATAAATATTGAGCATATTCAATCCAAAGAATGTGGAATAGATTTGGGTAAATTTTCGGATGCGTGTCCCGTACACAGTTCTAAAGTAGTAGAAGCATACTGTTTCGATCACCAAAAACTCTGCTGCGTGTTGTGTGTAACGTTACAACATAGAAAGTGTGAAGATGTCCAATCTATTGAAGACATTACAAGTAAAACAGGCGAAAATGATACATTTGAAGCAAATTTGACTAAAATTCAAGCAGCTACTGAACAATTACTACAAGAACAAAACAAAGAGAAGGTTGTTGTGAATAAATCGTTGTCCAGTATTGAAAACGATGTCATTGATTTAgttaatattgcaaaaaataaattagataGTTTGCTGGTTGTATTTTTGAAAGAATTGAAGATGATTGAAGAAAATACCGAAAGCAAACTTAATTCAAAATTGGATTTGGTCGAAAAACTCTTAAATCGCATCAACGACTTTGTCAGAACTACAACGTTTATACGATCTTATGGTTCAAAAACACAACTATTCATTCACATCCAAAACTCAAAACAAGACTTTAATTCGGAAATCGAGAAAGCTATAATGTTACTATGGCAGACCACTGGATTAGAAGCTAGTTTTCTTATTGAAAATACACTACAGAACGTGATGGAAATGAAGAGTCTTGGAGAAGTACATGTTACAGAGAAATGTAGTAAATCTGATATAAAGTATGAAGGGCTTGTATCAGATTATTTCCGTGTACCAACAAGTAAAATGTTTGATTCTGTTCatttgaaaagaaagaaaactgtTACTCTTtatggacatgttttgaccggGGGGATGTGTATTTCAGATCAGACAATGGTACTTTGTAGTCATACGTTACACAAAATTATAGTCGTCGAAATATCAACAGGAAACATCATAGCAGAATGTGTCTTTTCCAAAAACCCAAAACGACTGACGTATGATACTAAGAACAAGACattctatatttctttttacgGTGGTTTTTTCTACAATGTTAGCTTTGACCAGAGTTTCGGAAAACAAACGAACATTAAAAAGCAATCGCCTTATAATGGAGGGGTATGTATTCATGATAATCATCTTTATATGGTCGTAGGTTgtgaaatcatgaaaatgaagttGAATCAAGGTGGATTACTGACGACTGCATTTTCAGCTAGTACAGACTGTACAGAATTAAACGGACTTGCAATAGATTTCAAATCCGAACGTTTAATACATACGACCAAAGATTCCCATATCGTTTGTTCCTCACTTgatggaaaaaaatgttttgattacaAAGatgatcaaatgaaaaatgtaaccAGCGTAACAGTCAACTCTCGTGGTCTAATATTCGCTGGGGATGAAACTGGGATCGTACATATGCTGTCTGACGACGGGAAACATAGAAAAACCTTACTGGACAAATGCGAGAAAATAAATAGATTGTGCGATATATGGTTGGATAAATCTGAAAAGACTCTGTTCATTTGCGGAAAAGACTATGTAGAACTTTATGATATTTCCTTTTAA